A window from Polyangium spumosum encodes these proteins:
- a CDS encoding creatininase family protein, with amino-acid sequence MRERRPYLANLTTQTLQSLLTGPTPPVVLVPVGSVEPHGPHLPLGTDTIIGDAVAERAAALLYARGTVALVGPGVPYGVTRFAEGFAGAVTVTEAALVAFLRAVIDGYLAAGFGHVCLVSNHLEPAHDAAVRASIEGFAQGRASVASPLSRRWARTLTAEFKSGACHAGRYETSIVLAAAPDTVDRARMDALPALGISLSDGIRQGKTSFLAMGITDAYTGAPAEATAEEGRDSIERLATMVVGEVEDGLAAKARESDASRSP; translated from the coding sequence ATGCGCGAACGACGCCCATACCTAGCGAATCTCACGACCCAGACGCTGCAATCTCTGCTCACGGGCCCCACGCCGCCCGTCGTGCTCGTCCCGGTCGGCTCCGTCGAGCCGCACGGCCCGCACCTGCCTCTCGGGACGGACACGATCATCGGCGACGCGGTGGCCGAGCGCGCGGCGGCGCTGCTCTACGCGCGGGGGACGGTCGCGCTGGTCGGGCCGGGCGTGCCTTACGGCGTCACGCGGTTCGCCGAGGGGTTCGCCGGCGCCGTGACGGTCACGGAGGCGGCGCTCGTCGCGTTCCTGCGCGCCGTGATCGACGGATATCTCGCGGCGGGCTTTGGCCATGTTTGCCTGGTTTCGAATCACCTCGAGCCTGCGCACGACGCCGCGGTGCGGGCCTCGATCGAGGGGTTTGCTCAGGGCCGGGCCTCCGTGGCCTCGCCGCTCTCGCGCCGCTGGGCGCGCACGCTCACGGCGGAGTTCAAGAGCGGCGCCTGCCACGCGGGGCGGTACGAGACGTCCATCGTGCTCGCCGCTGCCCCGGACACCGTCGATCGGGCGCGTATGGACGCGCTGCCCGCGCTCGGGATCAGCCTCTCGGACGGTATCCGTCAGGGCAAGACGAGCTTCCTCGCCATGGGGATCACGGACGCCTATACGGGCGCGCCGGCCGAGGCCACGGCCGAGGAGGGGCGCGATTCGATCGAGCGGCTCGCCACGATGGTCGTGGGCGAGGTGGAAGATGGTCTCGCCGCGAAGGCCCGCGAAAGCGACGCCTCGCGGAGTCCATGA
- a CDS encoding YkgJ family cysteine cluster protein encodes MPEPAKHRFTFELGTPEGTLRANLAIPAEPIRLSDLSRLVMPLDEQIVALGVKKHLPTLGAVSCKKGCDSCCYQLVPISPPEAFMIHDLVAAMPEARQEEVLTRVVDAEAALEAFGLDESTFSGMANDNELRKLLIAWHRQDVACPFLENGQCTAYTSRPSGCREYLVTSPAENCSKLGETVIRRLPVSIRMSLALSRVTARLLGGEPTIFPLTLAIAWAEAHEEEGLRRFDGYMLVNMLLEELSGGIPAEKPS; translated from the coding sequence ATGCCCGAACCCGCCAAACACCGATTCACCTTCGAGCTCGGCACGCCCGAGGGCACGCTGCGCGCGAACCTCGCCATCCCCGCCGAGCCGATCCGGCTCTCGGACCTCTCGCGCCTCGTGATGCCGCTCGACGAGCAGATCGTCGCCCTCGGCGTCAAGAAGCACCTGCCGACCCTCGGCGCGGTCTCGTGCAAGAAGGGCTGTGATTCCTGCTGCTACCAGCTCGTGCCCATCTCGCCGCCCGAGGCGTTCATGATCCACGACCTCGTCGCGGCGATGCCCGAGGCGCGGCAGGAGGAGGTGCTCACGCGGGTCGTCGACGCCGAGGCGGCGCTCGAGGCGTTCGGGCTCGACGAATCCACCTTCTCGGGGATGGCGAACGACAACGAGCTCCGGAAGCTGCTCATCGCGTGGCACCGACAGGACGTCGCGTGTCCGTTCCTGGAAAACGGCCAATGCACGGCCTACACCTCGCGCCCCTCGGGCTGCCGCGAGTACCTCGTGACGTCGCCGGCGGAGAACTGCTCGAAGCTCGGCGAGACCGTGATCCGGCGGCTGCCGGTGTCGATTCGAATGTCGCTCGCGCTCTCGCGCGTGACCGCCCGCCTGCTCGGCGGCGAGCCCACGATTTTCCCGCTCACGCTGGCCATTGCCTGGGCCGAGGCGCACGAGGAGGAGGGCCTCCGCCGATTCGACGGCTACATGCTCGTGAACATGCTGCTGGAGGAGCTGTCCGGGGGGATACCGGCGGAGAAACCGTCCTGA
- a CDS encoding Phenylacetic acid catabolic protein → MTKAQESGGDDRWQRTLVQMMQGQAYRELAAAHLFGHGLQFVPEMRWLKLFTWHIREELEHYEAVARMYRDFTGESVEPIVNARLEERPVPLAGSFYELAMAQFLYDRGGFWQLREYEECSFEPYRKVVRKIVEEERGHQALGERLVVELTRTGRYDADKQKIFERWLRQGLLSFGRPGSEGARYAIAKGLKKRDPAEVMRDFLDDIQAAMRLAGLVLPPLAALGIEGPQRPESPAPGPESALPRTERSAGQPAA, encoded by the coding sequence ATGACGAAAGCACAGGAGTCCGGCGGCGACGACCGCTGGCAGCGGACGCTCGTCCAGATGATGCAGGGGCAGGCGTACCGCGAGCTCGCGGCGGCGCACCTCTTTGGCCACGGCCTGCAGTTCGTCCCGGAGATGCGCTGGCTCAAGCTCTTCACCTGGCACATCCGCGAGGAGCTCGAGCACTACGAGGCCGTCGCCCGGATGTACCGTGATTTCACGGGCGAGAGCGTCGAGCCGATCGTCAATGCGCGGCTCGAGGAGCGCCCCGTCCCCCTCGCCGGGAGCTTCTACGAGCTCGCGATGGCGCAATTCCTTTACGACCGCGGCGGCTTCTGGCAGCTCCGCGAGTACGAGGAGTGCAGCTTCGAGCCATACCGGAAGGTGGTCCGCAAGATCGTCGAGGAGGAGCGTGGACACCAGGCGCTCGGCGAGCGGCTCGTCGTGGAGCTCACGCGCACGGGGCGATACGACGCGGACAAACAGAAGATCTTCGAGCGATGGCTGCGTCAGGGGCTGCTGTCGTTTGGCCGGCCGGGCAGCGAGGGGGCGAGGTACGCGATCGCGAAGGGGCTCAAGAAGCGGGATCCGGCCGAGGTGATGAGGGATTTCCTCGACGACATCCAGGCGGCGATGCGCCTCGCGGGCCTCGTGCTCCCGCCGCTCGCGGCGCTCGGGATCGAGGGGCCGCAAAGACCCGAGAGCCCCGCGCCGGGGCCCGAGAGCGCGCTGCCGCGGACCGAGCGCAGCGCCGGACAACCCGCGGCCTGA
- a CDS encoding carboxypeptidase-like regulatory domain-containing protein has protein sequence MQLPTKRNKPFFRSPAGWATLGTVPVIALGAFLLWPSGGTTLAADATDASAPESRSGYVNRGLFSTGGPAPDEEAAVTMIKGRVYSIDGKPIAGALVSATSFAIAGNLPTTVASLETDDEGRFEMKLADGSYQLVANKPGFGPSFLPAQTGETVSMVLTQSGRVRGRVLDANNAPMQRFVIDVLTAAPDSFAAPTPLFSKRYEGTDGSFELDQLPGWPVVVRATAVDHAPAFSSPIALESPSDTKDIELVLGDGCVVEGTVRDTAGNPLPYVFVNAETRMAGGVSEVSMEAAARAESDEQGHFRIEHAPSGKVVVRGYDGDHASSSVTVDIKDCKVDKPVELVMSDGGTITGVARKSDGSPLPGARLTLMARSIGFVNVVADEEGQFQFDSIPPGNNRLELLHGNQRTSTTVRVEEGTVAQRDITLHPTGTGEIRGRVTAGSVPLAGVQILVAANRGRGKGLDIRYPVTDKDGVYHLEGVPGGHYAVNVVTSAKTAGVEVEDGSVAVLDLDVTEEPPKSLREELE, from the coding sequence ATGCAACTGCCCACGAAACGCAACAAGCCTTTCTTCCGCTCTCCGGCCGGATGGGCCACCCTCGGCACCGTGCCGGTCATCGCCCTCGGCGCCTTCCTTCTCTGGCCTTCCGGAGGCACGACGCTCGCCGCCGACGCGACCGACGCCTCGGCCCCGGAGTCGCGCAGCGGATACGTCAATCGCGGCCTCTTCAGCACCGGCGGACCGGCGCCCGACGAGGAGGCGGCCGTGACCATGATCAAGGGTCGTGTCTATTCGATCGACGGAAAGCCCATCGCGGGGGCGCTCGTCAGCGCCACGAGCTTCGCCATCGCCGGCAACCTCCCGACCACGGTCGCGTCGCTCGAGACCGACGACGAGGGCCGCTTCGAGATGAAGCTCGCCGACGGCAGCTACCAGCTCGTCGCGAACAAGCCCGGGTTCGGGCCCTCCTTCTTGCCCGCGCAGACCGGCGAGACCGTCAGCATGGTGCTCACGCAGAGCGGCCGCGTCCGGGGCCGCGTGCTCGACGCGAACAACGCGCCCATGCAGCGCTTCGTGATCGACGTGCTCACCGCCGCGCCCGATAGCTTCGCCGCGCCCACGCCGCTCTTCTCGAAGCGTTACGAGGGGACCGACGGCAGCTTCGAGCTCGACCAGCTCCCCGGCTGGCCCGTCGTCGTCCGCGCGACCGCGGTCGATCACGCCCCGGCATTCTCGAGCCCGATCGCCCTCGAATCGCCGAGCGATACGAAGGACATCGAGCTCGTCCTCGGCGACGGCTGCGTCGTCGAAGGGACGGTGCGCGACACGGCGGGTAACCCGCTCCCGTACGTCTTCGTCAACGCCGAGACGCGCATGGCGGGCGGCGTCAGCGAGGTCTCGATGGAGGCCGCGGCCCGCGCCGAGAGCGACGAGCAGGGGCATTTCCGCATCGAGCACGCCCCCTCGGGCAAGGTCGTCGTGCGCGGCTACGACGGCGATCACGCGTCGAGCTCGGTGACCGTGGACATCAAGGATTGCAAGGTCGACAAACCCGTCGAGCTCGTCATGTCCGACGGCGGCACGATCACCGGCGTGGCGCGCAAGAGCGACGGCAGCCCGCTGCCCGGCGCGCGGCTCACGCTGATGGCGCGCTCGATCGGCTTCGTCAACGTCGTCGCCGACGAGGAGGGGCAATTCCAGTTCGATTCGATCCCGCCGGGCAACAACCGCCTCGAGCTCCTTCATGGCAATCAGCGCACGTCGACCACGGTGCGCGTGGAGGAGGGGACCGTCGCGCAGCGCGACATCACCCTGCACCCGACGGGCACGGGCGAGATTCGCGGCCGGGTCACGGCGGGCAGCGTTCCCCTCGCCGGCGTCCAGATCCTCGTCGCGGCGAACCGCGGCAGGGGCAAGGGGCTCGACATCCGGTATCCCGTGACGGACAAGGACGGCGTTTATCACCTCGAGGGCGTCCCGGGAGGGCATTACGCCGTGAACGTGGTGACCTCCGCGAAGACCGCGGGTGTCGAGGTCGAAGACGGCTCCGTGGCCGTCCTGGACCTCGATGTCACCGAGGAGCCCCCGAAGAGCCTGCGCGAAGAGCTCGAATGA